The DNA sequence TGTTCACCGTCGCCAGTTGATCCTGGGAGAGCTCCGCTCGGGGATCCTCTCGTTCGGGGTCGGCCATCGGGTCCACGCTTGCGGCCCGCTTCTGGAACTCCCGCCGGCGCTTCGTGCTCCCTTGCGCGGCGACCTCCCGCGTGCGCTGCTCGCGACCGTCCTGCGTTCCCAGCTCGGCCTGGGCACTGATGCGCTCCAGTTCGGCTTCCCGCGCCCGAATGCGCTCCTCCTGTTCGAGGGTGACACCGTGAATCCGGTCTTCGCTCGTGTCCGCGATCCCGTCCGGATGGTTCGCATCCACCTTCGCCTGCGTCTCCTGCTCGACCGCGGCCTCGAACTCCGGCGTCTCGTCGACGACCGGGAAGCCATCTTCATCGACCGCCTGACCGCCCGCTTTCTCGAATGCCTGTTCATCGACCGTAACGACCTTGCGACTCGCTCTCGCTCGCGCCTTCGCGAGCGCACTACCGGGCGCGAGCAAGAGCGCGCCTGCATGACGAATGAGTTAGTTTCCGATCACTGATCGCCAGTCACGGACGATGCCGCATTTGAAAGGACGGAAAGGTAGTTACTCGTCTTCGAGGGCTGCGTAGATCTCCGCGTGACGGCGTCCATCGAGCTTCCCCATCGAGAGAGCGATCGCGTGACGTTCGGCGTCGCTCTCGGCCGCCTGATACCGCTCGTACAGCTGGCGGACCTCGTCGTCGACCGCCGTCGAGGAATCGGTGCTAGACGCCATTGCTCTGCTGAAGATACTCAGTGTGACCCTTTATCAGTTGCGACGGGCGCATGCGCGGAAGTAGATGACCGCAGTGTCCGTGTCGACCGCAGCTTCGTCGGTCGCAAACCGGTGCAAGAGCGCGCGAATTTCATCACCGTAGTCAAATGTGTACCCGTTCATCATATAGAAGACGACGACTGTTCGGAGCGCTGTTCGCTTGTTCCCGTCGACGAATGGATGCTCCGCCACGAGAAGCCGCATCAGATGGACTGCTTTGTGGTGAATTGTCTCGGGTACTTCGCCGAAGTACCCCTCCGAGATGTACTGCAGCGCGGATGCAATCGCGTCTTCTGACCGAACGCCTGGCTCTGTAGTGTCGCCTTCTGCCACGATTTGTTCGTGGAGATCTAGAATGAGTTCGGCAGAAGGATACGCGAGATCGTCGGTCACGTTTCCGACGTTCA is a window from the Halobaculum magnesiiphilum genome containing:
- a CDS encoding SOSS complex subunit B family protein, producing the protein MLAPGSALAKARARASRKVVTVDEQAFEKAGGQAVDEDGFPVVDETPEFEAAVEQETQAKVDANHPDGIADTSEDRIHGVTLEQEERIRAREAELERISAQAELGTQDGREQRTREVAAQGSTKRRREFQKRAASVDPMADPEREDPRAELSQDQLATVNTEADRLATRLDGWSRAAISRRLAEAVVDGTDMTSAVVRVFEELQTAPGGTVPIDALEDVDRKEVSIEGRIEVLWDSDSPAIAQVGLIADDSGKTKVTIWEKSNAPWIREGEQVRIHGAARNWYEGRVSLAVTGWSTLHFPERGRWWDE
- a CDS encoding type II toxin-antitoxin system death-on-curing family toxin produces the protein MTDDLAYPSAELILDLHEQIVAEGDTTEPGVRSEDAIASALQYISEGYFGEVPETIHHKAVHLMRLLVAEHPFVDGNKRTALRTVVVFYMMNGYTFDYGDEIRALLHRFATDEAAVDTDTAVIYFRACARRN